The Polluticoccus soli sequence CTGACTCAAGGGCGTACATGGTGGAATATAAAGGCGGTCAAACCGGTATGATACGCGCGCACGAAGCTATCGGCAAGCGTATGGCAGCCAATGGCAAGAAGCAGAGCTACGTGATCGAAGAATACATCGTTGGCCCTGAGCAGGAAGCAGACTCAAACAAATGGCGTACGAATATCTATTACATACTCCAGTAACAGAAAATTGTCATATAAAAGCTGCGCTTACAATGTGAGCGCAGCTTTTTCGTTATTAAGCCAGTAGCTTGCTATATTCGCAACGCAAGTGCCAGACCGCCAATGAAGCTTTCGGTAATTATCGTTAACTACAATGTAAAATACTTCCTTGAAGTATGCCTTCACTCTGTACAAAGAGCGATACAAGGCATGCCTTCGGAGATCATTGTAGTAGATAATAACTCGAAAGACGGCAGTGTGGAAATGGTAAGAGACAAGTTTCCGGCGATCATCCTGATAGCAAATAATGAGAATACCGGCTTTTCAAAAGCCAACAACCAGGGTGTGACCATAGCCAAAGGAGAATATGTACTGTTCCTGAACCCTGACACGGTGATGCCTGAAGATTTCGCCAACAAAATGGTGGCGTACATGGACGCGCATCCTGAGGCCGGTTCTATAGGTCCTCGGCTAATAGATGGAAAAGGGCAGTTTGCGCCGGATGGCAAGAAATCTTTTCCATCACTCTCGGTGGCTATTTTCAAAACACTTGGCATTAATAAACTCTTCCCGAAATCGCCTTATTTCAACAAGTATTATGCAGTACACATAGGTGAACGCGAAACTGCTGAAGTAGACGTGCTTTCGGGCTGCTGTATGATGGTACGGAACAGCGCGATGCAAAAGGCAGGAGGAGCTTTTGACGAAGACTATTTCATGTACTGCGAGGACGTAGACCTGTCGTACCGAATAAAAAAGGCAGGTTACAAGAATATATACTACCCTGAAGTTGACCTGATACACTACAAAGGCGAAAGTACACGCAAGGCTACCCTATCTTATGTAAGGATATTTAACGAAGCGCTGTCAACCTTCGTGAAGAAGCACTACAGCAAGCAAAACGCTGCGTTGTTCATTTTGCTGATCAATATCGGCATTGTACTTAGGGCCATACTTGGTGGGGTGAGACAAGTATTGAAAGTGCTCCGCATGCCGCTGTTTGACGCCCTCATATTACTGGGCACTCTCTGGGTGATAGAAGACTTCTGGGTAGAGCAGGTAAAGGAGATCCGGCCCATTCCACTGGGGTCGATACTGGCAACCTTTCCAGCTTATATTTTGATCTGGGTACTCAGCCTATATATCAACGGCGCATACGATCAGCCATACAAGGCACTGCGCGTGATAAGAGGTATGGTCACCGGCACAGTAGTGATCCTGGCCTTCTTTGGCTTGCTGCCCGCCGAACTCAGATATTCGCGCGCTATCATCATCTTTACGGCTTTCAGCGGAACGGTGATGATGTTGGCCCTGCATGAACTGTTATACCGCCTGGGCATCTTTAAGTTCATACCCTACGACAAGCTACCACGTAAGGCTATCATCGTCGCCTCGCCGGAGCCGTATCGTGAAACAGCCGCCATCCTGCAGCGAGTGCACTATGCCCCCGACCTGGCCGGACGTATCAGCACACACGAATACCATGAAGGTGCGCTAACAAGCCTGAACGAAATGAAGCAACTGATGTATACAGCCAGCATCAACGAAGTGATATTTTGTGTGAACGGGCTGACCTATACTGAGATCTTCACGCAAATGGAGCAGTGCGGACCCGATTATGACTACAAGATACACCTGCCGGGCAGCCAGAGCTTTGTAGGCAGCAACTCAAGCCATACAGCCGGCGACCTGTATACCATAGACAAGCGTTATCATTTGTCGGCTTTCTCGCACCAGCGCAACAAGCGGATGGTGGACATCTTCGCTTCTGCAGGCTTTTTACTGCTGTTTGTTTTCATAGGCTGGTTTGTTAAAAAGCCGGGAGCTTTCTTCGGCAATATCTTCACGGTATTGACAGGCAGGAAGACCTGGGTAGGCTATGCAGCCGGAGTAAGCACAAAAGGACTGCCACAAATAAAAGACGGGATCATTCCACCATACAACATTTTACCAGCTTTTGAGCCGCCGTACGAGGTTAAACAACAGCTAAATACAGTGTATGCACAGAAGTATACGCCTACTGCAGACATCAACCTAATGCTTAAGAATTATAAATATCTGGGAAGTTTTTAAAAAAAGATTTTGCAAAACTAAGAAGTTGATTATTTTTGCAATCCCAATTCGCACTCCTCCTTAGCTCAGTTGGTTAGAGCACATGACTGTTAATCATGGGGTCTCTGGTTCAAGTCCAGAAGGGGGAGCAAGATCAAAAAGGTCGGAATTTTTTCCGGCCTTTTTATTTTTCTGACCTCCCAAACCCTTGCCAGTATTGGAAAAGAGACTGAATAATCCATTAACACGACTGGTTCGATAACTTTTACCGTCAAAAATCACTTTTTCGGGAAATATCGAACCAACAATCTCCCGCTTTGCAGTGAGATCAGCTTGTGTATAGTATTTCGATATGTCTGGCAGGATCATCAATCCGTAAGTGAGATACCTGTCAAAAGATGATTTTATGCCATTTAGCTCCTGGTATTCAATATCCATTTTATTAAGTTCTTCTTTATAGCGTAGCTTGGCTTCATTGAAGTCTTCATAGCTAATCTTGTCATCAGCTAGTTTGTCCGCAAGCGAAGCTAAACGCCCATTTACTAAACGCATTTGTTTATCTATATCCGCGAGCTTCTTTTTCCTTTCACTATCGTCTTGCTGAAACATGTCCTTTAAAACCTCTTTGTATAATTGCACTACATCGGTTGGAACCTCAAAGGTTTTGAGGTATTCAGCAAAACATACATTGGCATTATCAGCCCTAAAGCGCTCTTTGCAACCATTTTGGCAATGATAATAGTGGTGAATTGACTTATTTCTGCTCACCGAGCCGCTTCCAGTTAAACTCTTACCACAATCTTGGCAAATGAGATGCCCCCTCAGTGGCAGTTGCTCATTTAGCGCCTGAGTTTTCGGCCAGTTTCTTTTCCGTCTTTTCAACACAAGCTGAACTTTGCTAAAAACGGTTTCAGAAATTATAGGCTCATGTATACCTTTTACCAATTCTTCAGGCTCATTTTGCCACTCCTTAACAAGAATATAGCCATAATAGAATGGATTTCTAAGCATGTTCATGAACGCTTGCTTTGTTCGCTTAAAACCCTCGTTATTCAGCATTCTCCTGACCTCTTCACAGCTATAAAGCCCGGATGCAACTAGATCAAAAGCCTTTTTGACATAAGGCGCATTTGCGCTGTCTATTACTACCAATTTTGTATTGGTATCATTATCATAACCAACCGGGGCAGGCCAGACCCAACGGCCTTGCCTTAGCGCTTCACGCATGCCCCTTTTAGTATTATCGGCCTTTAGAATATTCTCATGCTGAGCAGCTCCAAACTGCAGAAGGTTTTGAAAAAACTTGTTCGGATTGGTGAAGTCATACGAACCGTCACTAAGTGACTCAACCTCGATATTATTTTTCCGAAGGTTTGTAATTTGAGTATACCCCTCAAATGCATCTCTCGTGAATCTATCAGCTTTAGTAACCAAAAGTAAATCCGGACGAACTCTTTTCAGACGGACATCCTCTAAGAAACGCTGATATTCTGGCCGTTTGAAGTTTTTCGCAGAATGGTCATCTTGATAGTGACCGACAATTTGATAACCCTTCCTTGTGCAATAATCTTTTAAGCGGTTATATTGTTCCTGCAAACTAAAACCTGTTCGTTTCTGCTCATCGGTTGATACCCTTGTGTATAATACTGCTTTCTTCATCACGATTTCTTTGATAATTTTGATATTCGATAGTTGCGAGTTGATAAAGTAATTCTCTGATCGTAACTATCTCCTCTGTAGAATATTTTGCTCCTTGGTTATTCAATATTTCACGGCATTGCTCAACACTTAGCATTGTTTCAAATCATCCATACTCCTAGGTAGCAGAAAGAGTAATCTTACTATTAATAAATAGTCATTGAAGGGAAACTAAGCTAATTGAAGTTACCTTAAAGCACTATAAAAGCAATGAAAGCATTCAGTTTTACAGTTCGGAAAATGCTGCTACCTATATGTCCATGACCATAGACATATGCACTTCTCCATTTGGAGTATAGCTTGTAGTAACTTTTGTTAGCTTGTAGGAGCTTTTGTTAGCTTACGAATAATCTTGATGTAACTTATAACAGTATTATGCTTGCTAATAGTGCTGTAAATTTTGCACGAGTGCTTGCGTTAGATTGAGTAGACGTGAAGTAGCTTTTGTTAGCTTGTGGATATGACTGTAGCTTGCGAGTAATTTCTGTCTGTTCTTTTCTCAAAAAAAGAAAAACGACAACAAAGATAGCAAAATGAAAAGTAACTAATTAAAGTCACTTTAAACCATCACACCAATTGATCAACGGGTTCTTCTTAACGCATGTTCATGAGTGCATAGCTGCCATCCCGAACTCAGATTATCTAAAATTGGTAGACACATGAAAACCTTAGAATGGGAGCTATAGACTATCTACAGCATTTTGAAAAAGATAGGCAAGTAAAAAGCGCAAGCAAAAAAGGCGAATTCTTAAAGTGTTTTTATCCAACTTGGCTAACTGAGACGGACGAGACAAAGGATAATCTGTCCAAAGACTTCAACAAGCGCGAAATCGAGCCAACGTGTGAAATAAACGCAGTATTCACATCCTCGGAAACGAATGATTTGTGCAATAACAGATTGACACACCCGAAACCGAGGTAAGCTAAAAAACGCACATCAACCTAAGTAATCCAATGTTGTCTAAATTAGGAAGTGATAAGCCTTAAATTTATTACCTTAGTCTTACATATATAAAAATGAGATTTTGTTGCCTGCTTGAAAATCAATGTTACTACACTATATCTCTGAGAAATGAGCCAACGAATAATTGAAGTAATTAAGCGCATTGACCTCCCAACTTTACACTCATTAGTTGGCCCAGTAATATTAAAGGCCATAAAATCAATTCATCAGGAAGGTAACGAAACGACAATTGCCGAGATACTCTCATTAAAGTACGGGTATCTTATTTTGAACTACCCTGACACGCGCAAAGCATTGATTAACTCTTTGTCTCCGAGTGATGCTCTTTCTTTGTCCAAAGCGTGTTCTTTGGACAGCACTTCGTCGAGAGAGGCTTACAACAAGCTCATTGCCTTTTTTGAAAAAGCTTACAATACTGATAAAAGTCGCCTACTTGTTAACTTTCTTGGACTTGACGATCAATTTATCCTTAAGCACACTACCGATAGCCGCACAGCAGTTGAAGAAATTAGTGTACGATACGGCGAATCTATGAAGATTGTTCCGTACTTACACCCGTACCAGAAAAAGGTAAAGGACGAAGCTATGACCCGCCTGATTCAGCGTACAGAGAAATCTTTCTTCATACAAATGCCAACTGGTTCGGGAAAGACATTTATGGCACTAGAGTGCTTTGTTGATTTACTGAGAAGGCCTCAGCTATACGACGGAAAGAATATAACTAACAATAAATTTCTTGTGTGGCTCGTGGATAGAAATGAACTCGCTGAGCAAGCCTTCCAATCCTTTGTAAAACTTTGGAAGCTGCGCGGCGATAGAACGGTTAAGGCATACCGGTTATTTAAAGACTTTGAGCCAGATTTCTCATCAACGGAAGGCGGTGTGGTTTTTGCTGGATTTGACAAGCTTTATGCTATTTTAAAAAACCAAAAACACGCAGCTTACAAATCAGTCCTCAATTTAATTGCAAATACAGAATTGCTGACAATTGACGAGGCCCATCACTCTCTTGCCGAGACATACTATCAGTGTATTAGCAAGTTTCGGGAGACCCCGTTGATCAAATTGCTTGGTTTGTCCGCTACTCCTGGCACGAATGATTACGAAACGACGAAGAAAATAGTTGAGTTATATTCAAGCGACAAAATTTCAATAAGAGATCCCGACTGGAAGGAAGTACCAAGTGCAATAAAATACCTCCAAGACTTAGGCTATTTGGCAAAACTCGATACAAAGCTTTTGGAAACAGGAATAAACTCTAAAGATGATGATACTGAACGAGTATTAGACGATTTAGCATCGAACAGCGATCGAAACGAAAAAGTCATGGAGCAAATACAAATTGCCCACGACAATGAAGAATCAACAATTGTTTTTGCTTGCACTATCGATCACGTTTATGCTCTTTTGATTCTCTGCAGGTCACGCAATATCAATGCAAAATTTATTATTGGTGAGGTCGACCAAGCTGACCGCGTCGATATTTTACGGGAGTTTCGTGAGGGAAAATTCAGAATACTAATAAACCTAGACATTCTTTCAACGGGAATTGATCTACCAAATGTCAATAAAGTGATCATTGCGAAGCCAATTAGTTCACCAAATCTTATCAGTCAAATATTGGGCCGCGCATTACGTGGGCCTCGAAATGGCGGAAATGAAACTAACACAATAATTAATATTAAAGATAATCTTGTCAATTTCCCAGGAGCGTCGTTCCTGTATCATTACTATGAGGGTGACTGGCAAAAAATATAATTTTTATGGCAACTAATATTATTACTCCCAAGTTCTTGGAAAAGATGCGTTCTTCGGATTATCAAAGTACGAGTTACGCGTTCGCAGAGATAATTGACAACTCTTTTGACGCAGATGCTAAGAGTGTGAAGATAATTTGCATTGAGAAACGTGATCGACACAATAAGCGTTATATCGATGAAATAATATTTTCAGATGACGGAACGGGGATGACAGACCACGTGCTGAATAACTGTTTAACATTCGCCTATGGCACAAATGAAGATTTGACCGAAGTAGTAAGAAAGAAGAAGATCGGAAAGTTTGGGATGGGGTTGCCTAACTCTTCGATTAGTCAATGTAAAACAGTTAGTGTTTATTCCAAA is a genomic window containing:
- a CDS encoding recombinase family protein, translated to MKKAVLYTRVSTDEQKRTGFSLQEQYNRLKDYCTRKGYQIVGHYQDDHSAKNFKRPEYQRFLEDVRLKRVRPDLLLVTKADRFTRDAFEGYTQITNLRKNNIEVESLSDGSYDFTNPNKFFQNLLQFGAAQHENILKADNTKRGMREALRQGRWVWPAPVGYDNDTNTKLVVIDSANAPYVKKAFDLVASGLYSCEEVRRMLNNEGFKRTKQAFMNMLRNPFYYGYILVKEWQNEPEELVKGIHEPIISETVFSKVQLVLKRRKRNWPKTQALNEQLPLRGHLICQDCGKSLTGSGSVSRNKSIHHYYHCQNGCKERFRADNANVCFAEYLKTFEVPTDVVQLYKEVLKDMFQQDDSERKKKLADIDKQMRLVNGRLASLADKLADDKISYEDFNEAKLRYKEELNKMDIEYQELNGIKSSFDRYLTYGLMILPDISKYYTQADLTAKREIVGSIFPEKVIFDGKSYRTSRVNGLFSLFSNTGKGLGGQKNKKAGKNSDLFDLAPPSGLEPETP
- a CDS encoding glycosyltransferase family 2 protein; protein product: MKLSVIIVNYNVKYFLEVCLHSVQRAIQGMPSEIIVVDNNSKDGSVEMVRDKFPAIILIANNENTGFSKANNQGVTIAKGEYVLFLNPDTVMPEDFANKMVAYMDAHPEAGSIGPRLIDGKGQFAPDGKKSFPSLSVAIFKTLGINKLFPKSPYFNKYYAVHIGERETAEVDVLSGCCMMVRNSAMQKAGGAFDEDYFMYCEDVDLSYRIKKAGYKNIYYPEVDLIHYKGESTRKATLSYVRIFNEALSTFVKKHYSKQNAALFILLINIGIVLRAILGGVRQVLKVLRMPLFDALILLGTLWVIEDFWVEQVKEIRPIPLGSILATFPAYILIWVLSLYINGAYDQPYKALRVIRGMVTGTVVILAFFGLLPAELRYSRAIIIFTAFSGTVMMLALHELLYRLGIFKFIPYDKLPRKAIIVASPEPYRETAAILQRVHYAPDLAGRISTHEYHEGALTSLNEMKQLMYTASINEVIFCVNGLTYTEIFTQMEQCGPDYDYKIHLPGSQSFVGSNSSHTAGDLYTIDKRYHLSAFSHQRNKRMVDIFASAGFLLLFVFIGWFVKKPGAFFGNIFTVLTGRKTWVGYAAGVSTKGLPQIKDGIIPPYNILPAFEPPYEVKQQLNTVYAQKYTPTADINLMLKNYKYLGSF
- a CDS encoding DEAD/DEAH box helicase, with product MSQRIIEVIKRIDLPTLHSLVGPVILKAIKSIHQEGNETTIAEILSLKYGYLILNYPDTRKALINSLSPSDALSLSKACSLDSTSSREAYNKLIAFFEKAYNTDKSRLLVNFLGLDDQFILKHTTDSRTAVEEISVRYGESMKIVPYLHPYQKKVKDEAMTRLIQRTEKSFFIQMPTGSGKTFMALECFVDLLRRPQLYDGKNITNNKFLVWLVDRNELAEQAFQSFVKLWKLRGDRTVKAYRLFKDFEPDFSSTEGGVVFAGFDKLYAILKNQKHAAYKSVLNLIANTELLTIDEAHHSLAETYYQCISKFRETPLIKLLGLSATPGTNDYETTKKIVELYSSDKISIRDPDWKEVPSAIKYLQDLGYLAKLDTKLLETGINSKDDDTERVLDDLASNSDRNEKVMEQIQIAHDNEESTIVFACTIDHVYALLILCRSRNINAKFIIGEVDQADRVDILREFREGKFRILINLDILSTGIDLPNVNKVIIAKPISSPNLISQILGRALRGPRNGGNETNTIINIKDNLVNFPGASFLYHYYEGDWQKI